In one Dermatophagoides farinae isolate YC_2012a chromosome 4, ASM2471394v1, whole genome shotgun sequence genomic region, the following are encoded:
- the LOC124500585 gene encoding uncharacterized protein LOC124500585: MSQNIYTIERQPSAEDDNMFRIYHSQNELLSINGTLSNDNIVQRNLRQRRYAVDSEQFQRKLNYRQRLRLALLHYFRSDSIARFIFIVICVVWFWINFITVFSDFLTFDTIVYMEYRTPKHTRPPGVTFCTHCIYCRSSNNHSKKNKMLVFKAIENNIDNEFFIDYEYDYDDLNNDNNSNKNDDEIVSLNLTDFIHYCRFYPNALELNEQFNNSKFIDCMDLAPVVVSMQEGHKCFTYFSDLFGDISRLYNNNNNNDDDDYGQNNQNSTIMMDFDRFPYLEISVKGKYLQSATNGRNQIKSSNLLYDNSEIGETIGIFIVLHSPTILADMLSLSYHRIFPRKYMQIQFIKMHEKRRPWPYRTKCFDYNRLVNITPDDQQQSVFREHNKIDEQDLQLFRSRGECFLYCMWRQLGHDERCLNFYTIFTGHLYAMETQCRTFDLLLREMNEIINDQWKNRWKIMDEISNALLRNSHIEFCNINDSFQLYGQVKRDCLANCPSECHSETFWIDTSYNLDMNMNDNDSLIRIEWSTEPVAYIEHREKFTTSSFLGNIGGHAHIWLGISVIAICRFIIESIKSRSTSRIRCLHNHLWFIRLIRGFHMNNHHT; encoded by the exons atgtcacaaAATATCTATACAATCGAACGACAGCCATCGGCTGAAGATGATAATATGTTTCGAATATATCATTCACAAAATGAACTTTTATCCATCAATGGAACATTatcgaatgataatataGTTCAACGTAACctacgacaacgacgataTGCTGTAGATTCGGAACAATTTCAACGTAAACTAAATTATCGTCAACGTTTACGTCTTGCATTATTACATTATTTTCGTTCCGATAGTATTGCACgtttcatattcattgtgATCTGTGTCGTTTGgttttggatcaattttaTAACAgtattttctgattttttaaCATTCGATACAATTGTCTATATGGAATATCGTACACCAAAACATACAAGACCACCTGGCGTAACATTCTGTACACATTGTATTTATTGTCGATCCAG CAATAATCATtcgaaaaagaataaaatgcTTGTATTCAAAgcgattgaaaataatatcgataatgaatttttcattgattatgaatacgattatgatgatttgaacaacgataataattctaacaagaatgatgatgaaattgtttcattgaatttaacCGATTTCATACATTATTGTCGATTCTATCCAAATGCAttagaattgaatgaacaatttaataattctaaatttattgattgtatGGATCTAGCTCCAGTTGTCGTCAGTATGCAAGAAGGACATAAATGTTTTACATATTTTAGCGATTTGTTTGGTGATATTTCAcgtttatataataataataataataatgatgatgatgattatggacaaaataatcaaaattcaacaatcatgATGGATTTTGATCGATTTCCATATTTAGAAATTAGTGTTAAAGGCAAATATCTTCAATCAGCAACAAATGGCcgtaatcaaattaaaagttcaaatttattatatgataATTCAGAAATTGGTGAAACGATTGGCATTTTTATTGTATTACATTCACCAACAATATTAGCTGATATGTTAAGTCTTTCATATCATCGTATATTTCCACGTAAATATAtgcaaattcaatttataaaaatgCATGAAAAACGTAGACCATGGCCATATCgaacaaaatgttttgattataatcgtCTTGTCAATATAACACcagatgatcaacaacaatcagtGTTTCGTGAACAtaacaaaattgatgaacagGATCTACAATTATTTCGTTCACGTGGTGAATGTTTTCTTTATTGTATGTGGCGACAATTAGGACACGATGAACGATGTTTAAATTTCTATACCATATTCACTGGACATCTATATGCAATGGAAACACAATGTCGTACATTTGATTTGCTGCTAcgtgaaatgaatgaaattatcaatgatcaatggaaaaatcgTTGGAAAATTATGGATGAAATTTCCAATGCGCTGCTACGGAATTCACATATTGAATTCTGTAATATTAATGATAGTTTTCAGCTTTATGGTCAAGTGAAACGTGATTGTTTAGCTAATTGTCCAAGTGAATGTCATTCGGAAACATTTTGGATCGATACAAGCTATAATCTagatatgaatatgaatgataatgattcattaatACGTATTGAATGGTCAACCGAACCGGTTGCCTATATTGAACATCGTGAAAAATTTACCACTTCATCATTTCTAGGTAATATTGGAGGACATGCACATATTTGGCTCGGTATTTCTGTTATTGCAATTTGTCGTtttataattgaatcaattaaatcaCGATCAACTTCACGAATACGATGTTTACATAATCATTTATGGTTCATAAGATTAATACGTGGATTTCAtatgaataatcatcatacttga
- the Rrp5 gene encoding ribosomal RNA Processing 5, producing the protein MALKDESFPRSKPSKHPTSILPSYRPSIAEDEQLFKSRKRKPTESKSAKPKKRSKKTSKDHNNMQEQNQESNLKKTVIENLTVNRLIENMVVLGCIEEITDFELKFSITGGINVTVPITNISTPYSQLVENFANDQNEHGVEIAKLASLFNMGEYFAIRILSKRICDKFGHSEVIGSINPKDVYHNFSFKTFQRLPSGYNLIAAVLSKEDHGYLMDIGVEDMKAFLPNEDIEQNNNVDLHIGQLIQCSVANVNERSLTLTVDDKMAKKFSIEDDHQPGILFYTPGIKTNATITGTFNHGLELGLPGGYKGFVPRFHVSDDLSVMPKQFQISNTVHGHVMYVHPHTKQVCISLKSKIKSKKIKSLIESIRIGLIIDNAIVCSRTQYGGLTFRLPGNNYAIALKKNLFEAKEFDEDNYDRLYRPGSSHRVRVKKFHLIDNLIEISLRKSFIDRKDLTIDDIDIGTIVEGVVKKYRPDGVYVKIGFGINGFIPNIHLTDTPTLNWEKTRSQFFPLKKRVQCKVLKLDFSSRIPKIALTAKKTLLKMNDEEMFKDLSKINARMSSTGVVCLTTDKGILLEFFNHVRGFIPLKFLATYKIEYPDKVFRLGQLIKCTVVTVDHHAQHMVCSLIDLDETKKLKMNLQIKTKNDTYNSKLKVGQILKRMRIISKTPMKGYDLTDDAQEKIQVFLPLAHLSDDTYISRIMFGTYKVGDIIDELMVFSKDSANVVCVTMKPIFLQKIYPLIMNEHDVQLNSPFPAIVRNVTPTGVFFETTNAQYGVVRRKFLQDGFIDEPQKLGLCRGQTIFVKAIDVSSYEFSGSNDENYLKRFKFSMKLSDVWNRENSNESIEMLKSYLNQLQCIRQSSMENKDEDEKIRLLTSYSIGEVITFVITEINDDHIKMDCSRSGCKNEPTVSGIAMKYETFPDLTISQMGMAIVCDIDFDRKNLILFIQSKPSKLIRLVKNFQRTNLTKIKSNQLIKGTVIHVNPKYILTILGGHLPGLIAYVPSRKHYNDLRHVEKLFTINQSYQFMIENFDNNEDHHIAKVFVILYDNQMKKSIESKKIHSKKPIAHQPPIIEFKNEVITVNVETEQKSKNNHEKQIEKSNLTSTIDRFDWNVLDLSKLTNKRKFEELQTKSDEDSGFNIDSDSDESDAAYDGLNNKKHRNREERGQEARKREMMLREKEQKLTDIDRKPQDEQDFEMAIVAKPNSSYIWIEYMAFMVECKQIDKAREIGERALKKISFREEKEKLNIWTSLLNLENQYGDENSMKELIEKAVKFNDAKTIYSRVAIIYDESERKDDAEQIYQFMIRKFHTNLTVWISFLLFYMKNGQIENGRKLFVKALAAINKQQHIDLISKFGQFEFCYGDCENGKTLFEKLLALYWGRLDKWSIYIDMLIKYTLNDNDNHDDSIEFIRNIFERLLTFKFSPHKMRFIFKKYYDFEMKYSSSSDNGELLERLKQKAAEYVEHGTFFSN; encoded by the exons ATGGCACTCAAAGATGAAAGCTTTCCACGATCAAAACCATCGAAACATCCGACTTCGATCTTACCATCATATCGACCATCGATTGCTGAAGATGAACAATTATTCAAAA GCAGAAAAAGGAAACCAACAGAATCAAAGTCCGCAAAACCAAAGAAGCGATCTAAAAAAACTTCAAaagatcataataatatgcaagaacaaaatcaagaatcaaaTCTTAAAAAGACAGTCATCGAAAATTTAACCGTGAAtcgtttgattgaaaatatggTCGTACTTGGTTGCATCGAAGAGATAAccgattttgaattgaaattttccatcACTGGTGGAATCAATGTAACCGTTCCGATAACGAATATTTCGACACCATATAGTCAAttggttgaaaattttgccaATGACCAAAATGAACATGGTGTGGAGATTGCAAAATTAGcttcattattcaatatgGGCGAATATTTTGCCATTCGGATTCTGTCCAAACGAATCTGTGATAAATTTGGCCATTCCGAAGTTATCGGTTCAATCAATCCTAAAGATGTTTATCATAATTTTTCGttcaaaacatttcaaaGATTACCATCTGGTTATAATCTAATTGCGGCAGTGTTAAGCAAAGAAGATCATGGCTATCTAATGGATATTGGTGTTGAAGACATGAAAGCATTTTTACCCAATGAAGATATTGAACAGAATAATAACGTAGACCTTCATATTGGtcaattaattcaatgtTCAGTAGCAAACGTTAATGAACGAAGTCTAACATTGAcagttgatgataaaatggcaaaaaaattttctattgaaGATGATCATCAGCCTGGTATTCTTTTCTATACACCGggaatcaaaacaaatgcCACAATCACCGGAACTTTTAATCATGGTCTTGAATTAGGATTACCTGGTGGTTACAAAGGTTTTGTACCACGATTCCATGTTAGTGATGATCTTTCCGTAATGCCtaaacaatttcaaatcagTAATACCGTTCATGGGCATGTTATGTACGTACATCCACATACAAAACAAGTGTGCATATCacttaaatcaaaaataaaatcaaaaaaaataaaaagccTTATCGAATCGATACGTATCGGATTGATCATCGATAATGCCATTGTTTGTTCTCGTACACAATATGGTGGACTAACATTTCGATTACCGGGTAATAATTATGCAattgcattgaaaaaaaatcttttcgaAGCgaaagaatttgatgaagATAATTATGATCGTTTATATCGGCCAGGATCATCACATCGTGTAcgagtgaaaaaatttcatcttaTCGATAATCTTATTGAAATATCATTACGAAAATCATTTATCGATCGTAAAGATTTAACCATCGATGATATAGATATTGGTACCATTGTCGAAGGTGTagtaaaaaaatatcgaccAGATGGTGTATATGTAAAAATAGGTTTCGGTATCAATGGTTTCATACCGAATATTCATCTAACAGATACACCTACATTGAATTGGGAAAAAACCCgttcacaattttttccattaaaaAAACGTGTTCAATGTAAAGTGCTgaaattggatttttcttCAAGAATACCGAAAATAGCATTAACAGCGAAGAAAactttattgaaaatgaatgatgaagaaatgtTCAAAGATTTGAGTAAAATAAATGCACGAATGTCATCAACAGGTGTGGTTTGTCTCACCACCGATAAAGGAATATTGTTagaattttttaatcatGTTCGTGGTTTTATACCGTTAAAATTTCTCGCAACctataaaattgaatatccGGATAAAGTATTTCGTCTGGGACAATTGATAAAATGTACGGTCGTTACCGTTGATCATCATGCACAACATATGGTCTGttcattgatcgatttggatgaaacgaaaaaattgaaaatgaatctacagattaaaacgaaaaatgatACATATAATTCAAAACTTAAAGTCGGACAAATCCTAAAACGAATGCGAATAATTTCTAAAACACCAATGAAAGGTTATGATCTTACGGATGATGCACAGGAAAAGATACAAGTATTTCTACCACTTGCTCATTTATCGGATGATACATACATTAGTCGTATAATGTTTGGTACATATAAAGTTGGTGATATTATCGATGAATTAATGGTATTCTCGAAAGATTCAGCTAATGTGGTATGCGTTACGATGAAACCGATTTTTCTGCAAAAAATCTAtccattaataatgaatgaacatgatgttcaattgaattcacCATTTCCGGCTATTGTACGTAATGTAACACCAACCGGTGTATTCTTTGAAACAACTAATGCTCAATATGGTGTGGTTAGACGAAAATTTCTTCAAGATGGTTTTATTGATGAACCACAAAAACTTGGTCTTTGTCGTGGCCAAACAATATTTGTCAAAGCAATCGAtgtatcatcatatgaatttTCTGGatctaatgatgaaaattatttaaaaagatttaaattttcaatgaaactTTCCGACGTTTGGAATAGAGAGAATTCGAATGAAAGTATTGAAATGTTAAAATCTTATCTAAATCAATTGCAATGTATTCGTCAATCATCGATGGAAAATAaggatgaagatgaaaagaTTCGTTTGTTGACATCATATTCGATTGGTGAAGTTATTACGTTTGTCATCACagaaattaatgatgatcacattAAAATGGATTGTAGCCGAAGTGGTTGTAAAAATGAACCAACTGTATCTGGTATAGCGATGAAATATGAAACATTTCCCGATTTAACCATTTCACAGATGGGAATGGCCATTGTTTgtgatattgattttgatcgaaAAAATCTCATTCTATTTATACAATCCAAACCTAGCAAATTGATTCGTctggtgaaaaattttcagcgtacaaatttgacaaaaattaaatcaaatcaattgataaaaGGAACGGTTATTCATGTGAATCCGAAATATATTCTAACCATTTTGGGTGGTCATTTACCCGGATTAATTGCCTATGTACCTTCAAGAAAACATTATAATGACCTAAGACATGTGGAGAAATTATTTACCATTAATCAAAGTTATCaatttatgattgaaaattttgataataatgaagatcATCATATTGCTAAAGTGTTTGTTATACtttatgataatcaaatgaaaaaatctatcgaatctaaaaaaattcattcgaagaAACCTATCGCTCATCAGCCACCAATCAtcgaatttaaaaatgaagtCATCACTGTAAATGTGGAAACtgaacaaaaatcgaaaaacaatcatgaaaaacaaattgaaaaatcgaaCTTGACATCtacaatcgatcgattcgaTTGGAATGTATTGGATCTATCGAAATTGACtaataaacgaaaatttgaagaattacaaacaaaatccGATGAGGATTCTGGTTTCAATATTGATAGTGATTCCGATGAATCCGATGCTGCTTATGAtggattgaataataaaaaacatcgaAACCGTGAGGAACGAGGTCAAGAGGCAAGAAAACGTGAAATGATGTTACGTGAAAAGGAACAAAAATTAACCGATATAGATCGAAAACCACAAGATGAACAGGATTTTGAAATGGCCATCGTTGCCAAACCGAATAGTTCATACATATGGATTGAATATATGGCATTCATGGTCGAATGTAAACAGATTGATAAAGCACGTGAAATTGGTGAACGTGCATTGAAAAAGATTTCATTCAG AGAGGAGAAAGAAAAGCTAAACATATGGACAAGTTTACTGAATTTAGAAAATCaatatggtgatgaaaattccatgaaagaattgattgaaaaagctgtaaaatttaatgatgCTAAAACCATTTATAGCCGTGTGGCAatcatttatgatgaaaGTGAACGTAAAGATGATGCTGaacaaatttatcaatttatgataagaaaatttcataCCAATCTTACTGTATggatttcatttctattattttatatgaaaaatggacaaattgaaaatggcagaaaattatttgttaAAGCATTGGCCGCaatcaataaacaacaacatattgatctaatttcaaaatttggtCAATTTGAATTCTGTTATGGTGATTGTGAAAATGGTAAaacattatttgaaaaattattggcaCTTTATTGGGGACGGTTGGATAAATGGTCAATCTATATCGATATGCTTATTAAATatacattgaatgataatgataaccacgatgattcgattgaatttATACGTAATATTTTTGAACGTTTATtaacatttaaattttcaccGCATAAAATGCGttttatatttaaaaaatattatgattttgaaatgaaatattcatcatcatcggataaTGGTGAACTATTGGAACGTTTAAAACAGAAAGCAGCCGAATATGTTGAACAtgggacatttttttcaaattga
- the LOC124489968 gene encoding ectonucleoside triphosphate diphosphohydrolase 1, which produces MKKYLQSSSMTTSSSTAATLPSTIIKSSTQSHRCFHFGIILMATSLAGILLLTIFYHSTSTINYKYSIAIDSGSTHSRVVLFRWKADKLNDTGLIEEIDSCRVNQPISTNDGSKVNMVADELFHCIRNITTNIKVKNENISIYLGATAGMRLLNQTEPNLVSRIFDQIRKKFQTSGMNIRRISIISGQEEGMFAWIAVNYLSGTLFNRIQMNNKSSFGILDMGGSSAQIARAVLLNEQNNRTIINNDDDGNYQQIRLFGNEYKIHTFSNLCFGAEQALFRYIRLLISRQSDKNGKINVPCFPIGYRTLSSKFPLYDNICTAMKSKSAIENNNEHNEYDLIGTGQLQQCQQDIEWLINREKCTENFEICFKEIPITTNDDDRQRQMDLFYYAISAYYHETKVLRFKKFENISRQQYLNEYHQMCSKTFDQLNEELRIDKKFTASMCFKLPYVISTLTNVYKFNDKTWSRLKFAQDVNKSYIGWVTGMMISETNQIPGERPWIRLINNEIFLAMIITFIMILIISAMIVFYGRKNHRKMVKQTQVHSTII; this is translated from the exons atgaaaaaatatctacaatcatcatcaatgacaacatcatcatcgacagcAGCAACATTACCatcgacaataataaaatcatcaacacaatCACATagatgttttcattttggtatCATTTTAATGGCCACATCATTGGCcggaattttattattaacaatattttatcattcaacatCGACTATAAATTATAAA tATTCAATTGCAATCGATTCTGGATCAACGCATAGCCGTGTGGTGTTATTTCGATGGAAAGCGGATAAACTAAATGATACCGGATTGATTGAAGAGATTGATTCCTGTAGAGTTAATCAACCCATTTCAACAAATGATGGTAGCAAAGTAAACATGGTTGCTGATGAACTTTTTCATTGTATACGAAATATAACGACCAATATAAAggtgaaaaatgaaaatatatccATCTATTTAGGTGCAACAGCCGGTATGAgattattgaatcaaacaGAACCGAATTTAGTGTCAAGaatatttgatcaaatacgaaaaaaatttcaaacatccGGTATGAATATACGACGAATATCGATCATCAGTGGACAGGAAGAGGGAATGTTCGCTTGGATTGCAGTCAATTATTTATCCGGAACATTGTTCAAcagaattcaaatgaataataaatcatcatttggaataTTAGATATGGGTGGTTCATCGGCACAGATTGCTCGTGCCGTATTattaaatgaacaaaataatcgaacaattataaacaatgatgatgatggaaattatcaacaaatacgtttatttggaaatgaatataaaattcatACATTTAGTAATCTATGTTTTGGTGCTGAACAAGCTCTATTTCGTTATATTCGATTATTAATCTCTCGGCAATCGgataaaaatggcaaaattaATGTTCCATGTTTTCCAATCGGTTAtcgaacattatcatcaaaatttccGTTATACGATAATATTTGTACGgcgatgaaatcaaaatcggcaattgagaataataatgaacataaTGAATATGATCTAATCGGTACTGGACAATTACAACAATGTCAACAGGACATTGAATGGTTAATTAATCGAGAAAAATGTAcggaaaattttgaaatttgtttcaaagaAATCCCCATTActactaatgatgatgatcgacaaCGACAAATGGATCTATTTTATTATGCTATATCAGCATATTATCATGAAACAAAAGTATTACGATTTAAAAAGTTTGAAAACATATCACGACAACagtatttgaatgaatatcatcaaatgtgtAGTAAAACATTCGATCAATTAAATGAAGAGCTACgtattgataaaaaattcactgCATCAATGTGTTTTAAACTACCATATGTAATCAg CACATTAACTAATGtttataaattcaatgataaaacaTGGTCACGATTAAAATTTGCTCAAGATGTAAACAAATCATATATTGGCTGGGTAACCGGTATGATGATTAGTGAAACTAATCAGATTCCAGGCGAACGTCCATGGATTCGtttgattaataatgaaatctTTTTGGCAATGATCATTACATTCATTATGATACTTATTATCAGCGCTATGATTGTATTTTATGGacgaaaaaatcatcgaaaaatgGTCAAACAGACTCAGGTCCATAGTACAATTATTTAA
- the LOC124490053 gene encoding uncharacterized protein LOC124490053 translates to MKTFIVVCMLAAVALAQHEHHDEHHHEHHSIVEDLIKRGHALLHLVRETFEQHRGNEHLLDALQHQAVLVEALVKDLESQHECENIFELHHIHLIEEDLLHYENRIGEEIAILNQERHHEHHGAEELIRRGEELLRRAQDVVEQHRHHGDREMEAIEHEMHAVHRLIEEIRERPHGHDFTRDEESLKRHEDSLAKLLERVHHRHHHDEHHHDEHHHHEHDN, encoded by the exons atgaaaaccttTATCGTCGTCTGTATGTTGGCTGCCGTAGCATTGG CCCAACATGAACACCatgatgaacatcatcatgaacatcATTCTATTGTCGAAGATCTGATTAAACGTGGTCATGCTTTATTACATTTGGTGCGTGAAACATTTGAACAACATCGTGGTAATGAACACTTATTGGATGCTCTTCAACATCAAGCCGTTTTGGTTGAAGCATTGGTGAAAGATTTAGAATCACAAcatgaatgtgaaaatatttttgaattacATCATATACATTTGATTGAAGAAGATTTATTACATTATGAAAATCGTATCGGTGAAGAGATTGCCATATTGAATCAGGAACGACATCATGAACATCATGGTGCTGAAGAATTAATTCGACGTGGTGAAGAATTATTACGACGTGCACAAGATGTTGTCGAacaacatcgtcatcatggCGATCGTGAAATGGAAGCTATTGAACATGAAATGCATGCTGTTCATCGATTAATTGAAGAGATTCGTGAAAGACCACATGGACATGATTTCACACGTGATGAAGAATCATTGAAACGACATGAAGATTCGTTAGCAAAATTATTGGAGCgtgttcatcatcgtcatcatcacgatGAACATCACCAcgatgaacatcatcatcatgaacatgataattaa
- the LOC124489988 gene encoding NDP-glycosyltransferase YjiC, which produces MTTTTMTMTMMTVNFFFISCQHHQQNENIIVVTPFNIINYKTKTMTQTMKNIVVISLNAVGHVNGCRGATIDSLISRGHRVYFLLEKAFEGQLRPYGFEEIIYEVSNDRNEPTKKPGEQMANDLLSYKILGKMTVEEKLRQMLKYFVKSDTFLSYYQQVEISLKRLMRQIQIDLFIIDDVYIHPAIYYSNIPVIKCITSAPFIFFASDPALPPPFTGLPSNADPDEMNKCRQMLADMMKKNAFADYIEKLGYEKYPDDQRELEKRIAFNIYAYPKELNHWKIESAHPRWFNLEVFNRNIQYDTIDLEELVGQDFYHNDLDGKFSGKWIYVSMGSMGSVDLELMQRLTLILAKTQHKYIISKGPRHDEYELPGKNMWGARFIPQIKILPLIDLVITHGGNNTVTETFAQGKPMIIMPLFCDQLDNGQRLVETGLGVCLEPYDFDEQQLLSSIDRLLMDKKLADKLYRASERIKKSEAHRLFGEKVEQLMNE; this is translated from the exons atgacgacgacgacgatgacgatgacgatgatgacggttaattttttttttatttcttgccaacatcatcaacaaaacgaaaacattATTGTCGTGACACCatttaacatcatcaactacAAAACTAAAACAATGACCCAAACAATGAAGAATATTGTGGTCATATCTTTGAATGCTGTTGGCCATGTAAATGGTTGCCGTGGTGCAACAATTGATAGTTTAATTAGCCGTGGTCATCGTGTTTATTTCCTTCTGGAAAAAGCATTCGAAGGTCAATTACGACCATATGGTTTTGAAGAAATCATCTATGAAGTATCAAATGATCGTAATGAACCGACGAAAAAACCTGGCGAACAAATGgcaaatgatttattatcatataaaATTTTGGGAAAAATGACCGTCGAAGAAAAACTACGAcaaatgttgaaatattttgttaAATCCGATACATTCCTAAGCTATTATCAACAGGTAGAAATTTCGCTTAAACGATTAATGCGCCAAATACAAATCGATTTGTTcataatcgatgatgtttACATACATCCTGCCATCtattattcaaatatacCGGTCATCAAATGTATTACGTCTGCaccatttatattttttgcaTCGGATCCAGctttaccaccaccatttacAG GTCTACCATCGAATGCTGATCCCGATGAGATGAATAAATGTCGTCAAATGTTGGctgatatgatgaaaaagaatgcaTTCGctgattatattgaaaaacttGGCTATGAAAAATATCCGGATGATCAACGAGAATTGGAAAAACGAATCGCTTTCAATATTTATGCATATCCGAAAGAATtaaatcattggaaaatcGAATCAGCACATCCACGGTGGTTCAATCTAGAAGTATTTAATCGaaatattcaatatgatACGATCGATTTGGAAGAATTGGTTGGCCAGGATTTCTACCACAATGATTTAGATGGAAAATTCAGTGGAAAATGGATTTATGTTTCAATGGGATCAATGGGTTCAGTTGATCTAGAATTAATGCAACGTTTAACACTGATTCTTGCAAAAACTCAACATAAATACATTATTTCAAAAGGTCCAAGacatgatgaatatgaattacCGGGCAAGAATATGTGGGGTGCACGATTCATTCcacaaattaaaattctaCCATTAATCGATTTGGTTATTACACATGGTGGAAACAATACCGTAACGGAAACATTTGCGCAAGGAAAaccaatgattattatgccATTATTTTGTGATCAATTAGATAATGGTCAACGATTAGTGGAAACAGGTTTAGGTGTATGTTTGGAACcatatgattttgatgaacagcaattattatcatctattgatcgattattaaTGGACAAAAAATTAGCCGATAAATTATATCGCGCATCGGAAAGGATTAAAAAATCCGAAGCACATCGATTATTTGGTGAAAAAGTCGaacaattaatgaatgaatga